The genomic region TCTGACCTTTCGTCAATCTTTATTAAGGACGAAAGTACCGTTTATGTCTGTGGCAGAGGAGGATCAATCCTTCAAACAGTGAACGGTGGACAGGACTGGACGGAGCAGGATTCTGGTGCAGGAGTAGATCTGAGAGCTATAGTATTTACAAGCGAGGGTCGCGGAGTCGCGGTAGGTAATTCAGGTAACATAGTCACTACAGATGATGAGGGCTCTACCTGGAATACTATCACTGGTCCCATATCCGAGGACCTGACATCCGTATTTTTTCATGGTGATTCGATCGGGATGGCGACAGCAGTATCCGGGCAGGTGATATTGACTGTTGATCGTGGGGAGAACTGGATAGAGCTCGAAACAGGAATAGCCACTCCTCTATACTCTGTTGGTGCGGCGAACGACAACGTCTGGAGAGCCTGCGGAGAAGGCGGAATGATCATCGGGTCGGATGACAGGGGAGAGACGTGGTCGGTCAACACTTCTCCGACAGGCGTTGACCTGAACAGCGTCTTTTACTCAGTTGAATATCTCTGGTTTGCCGCAGGAGATGGGGGGATGTTGCTGAAGACGATTGATGACGGGATGACCTGGTTCAGGTTGACCGGAGTAACAACTGAAGACCTTAACTCGATATACTTCTTCGACAATCTCGAGGGCAGTGCCGCGGGGGCAGGCGGAACAATTATCAGGACATGGACAGAGGGTGAAAACTAAAGAAAAATAAATATCGTGGACGAATGCCCCTGGATATATTTCCTTGTGGAAAATACGATCAGGAGCATTGCGCCGCAGGCTCAATAGCCTGTCTGAGGCTGTTGTCAGGAACTTAAGCGGAAGAACCCCAGGAGCATCGCAAGTAACGAGATCCCCAGTGTTGTAAAGGCTATGATCGCTCCGATCAAGACCATCCTCTTGAACATTTCGTGTTTTGCTTCCTTGTAAGCTTCCATCTGGTCCTCCTTTGTGAGAGTGACAGGAATTTCTGTCAGTATCCCTGTGTTCGCCGGGTCTTTAACTATTTCCGCTATTTCAGGGTCGGTCTCGATATATTCCTCGACCAGCTTTCTTGTGTCCGAGCTTCCTTCCCCGGAGACAAATAGCGGCAACAGGTCAAGGATCACATCTCTGGTGATCTTCATGATCCTTTTTCCTCCTTTTTTAATCTATCAACGATCAATTTCTTTCTGGCTCTGTGGACTTTGACTTTGGCGGATGAGAGGGATATTCCGAGGACCCTGGAGATCTCATCGTAAGAAAGTTCATGCCCGACTCGCATGATAAAGGCTGTCCGTTCTTTCTCTGGAAGTGTCCCTATCACTCTCAGTACTCTTTGAAGCTCCATCCTTGATTCCGTCACAATATCCGGACCGGGAGATGAGTCGATATGCGTATCTTCGAGTTCGGTGAGATACTTCCCTTTTCTGATATTTTCCAGATGAAGGTTTCTGGCTATTGCAAAGAGGTATGCCATTAATGTATCAGTATGAATCTTTCCATTCCTTGCCCAGGCTCTGACGAAAGTATCTGATGTAATATCTTCAGCTTCATCTTTTTTCCCGCTCAGCCAGAATGCAAAACGAAAAACATCTGCTGAATAATCGGTGTATAGGGTCTTAAAATCCAAATCTGCTCCTCTCTGGTGACAATATGAACGAGGAAGAAGAAAGTTACAATAAATCTTGCTTGAGGGGGAGTTCTGCTTCACAGAAAGACTGCAACGAATACTGGGTTTGATGACATTCCCGGTGCCGGAGGAGGAAATCGAACCCTCACGGTACTAAGTACCGGGGGATTTTGAGACGGGACATCGAGCAATCGCAAATCGTTGATTTACAAATATATATATGGCATCAGATTCTGAAGACGCTTTGGTGATATTTGCCTTTGTTTGTTTATGTTTGAAATGCTCAGGTACAATTCAGGCACATTTTCAACTTTCCACACTTGATTTGACAGTAGTAAATGTCTCTGTTAACATTTCAGAACTATGATAGGGGAAACAATATCTCATTATAAAATAATCGAGAAGCTCGGAGAGGGTGGAATGGGGATAGTCTATCGTGCCGTCGACACGAAGCTCGACCGCGATGTGGCGATAAAGGTTCTGCCAAAACATCTCAGCTCCGATCCCGAGGCGACAAAGCGGTTCATCCATGAGGCTAAGGCCGCTTCAGCTATCGATCATTCCCATATCGGCACTATATATGAGATAGACGAGACGGATGATGGAATCACTTTCATCGTCATGGCCCACTATGAAGGGGAGACACTAAGAGAGAGGATTGACCGCGAGGAGATCAGCGTAGAGAAAGTGCTGGATATAGCATCGCAGATCGCATCCGGACTCTCGAAGGCACACCAGAAGGAGATTGTCCACAGGGACATCAAGCCGTCAAACATTATCATCACAGGCGATGGAGAGGTGAAGATAATAGATTTCGGTCTGGCAAAGCTCACTGGCAGGACGAGATTGACGAAGGAAGCGGGCACACTCGGTACTGCCGCCTATATGTCCCCTGAGCAGGCGATGGGGGAGGAGGTTGATCAACGCTGTGATATCTTTTCCCTGGGCGTGATTATCTACGAGATGCTCACTGGTGATCCACCGTTCAAGGGTACGCACGAGGCGGCCTTGCTCTATGAGGTTGTGCATGAAGAGCCACAACTGATAAGGGATCTTCGCTCGAATGTTCCATTCGAACTTGACCAGGTTGTCAAAAAAGCTTTGGCGAAGGATAAGGATGAACGTTACAAGCGTGCGGGCGATATCCTGTTGGAACTGGATACCATCAAGAAAAAGATTGAATCGAATACCGAGAAGGGCGTAAGCGGCGAAACCGAGGTTATTCCTTCCATTGCTGTGTTGCCGTTCGTTAATATGAGTCCGGACCCTGAGAACGAGTACTTCGGTGACGGTCTAGCTGAGGAGCTGATCAATGCATTTACTCAATTGAAAGGGCTGCATGTCGCCGCACGCACTTCGGCTTTCACTTTTCGGGGCAGGGAAACAGATATAAGAGAAATCGGTAAAAAGCTCGATGTGAGTACCATTCTCGAAGGGAGTGTCCGCAAGGCAGGGAACAGGCTGCGCATTACTGCCCAGCTCATAAATATCACCGATGGCTATCACCTGTGGTCGGAACGATACGACCGGGAGATGGATGACATATTCACGATTCAGGATGAGATCACTACTGCAATCGTGGAGCAGTTGAAAGTGGAACTTATTGGAGAACAGAAAGAGACGATAGTAAAGCGTTCCACCAAAAACCTGGAAGCGTACGATTTGTATCTGAAGGGCATTTACTATTGGAACAAGCTCACACCGGACGGATTCGAGAGAAGCCGCGAGTGTTTCGACAAGGCTATCGAGAAAGATTCACACTACGCACTGGCCTACGTCGGCCTGGCTGACAGTTACTGGATGAGCTCTATCTGGGGAAATTTGTCACCACACCAGACGTATCCCAAAGCACGGGAGGCGGTCAAAAAGGCACTTGAGATAGACGATACACTTGGCGAGGCTCATGCGTCACTGGCAACCATTCATACATTTTATGACTGGAACTGGGAGGCTGCGGAGAGAGAGTTCAAGCGAGCTATCGAACTGGCTCCGGCTTCCTCCTTTACCCGTGTTTATTATTCTTTCTACTTGAATCTCAGAAGGCGGTATGACGAGGCCATCAGTCAAGCCAGAAAAGCACAGGAGCTCGATCCTATTTCCAGCTGTAATGCACATCTTGGACATAGGCTCTGGCAAGCACGCAGGTACGACGAGGCGATCGAAGAGTTTCTAAAATGGCTCGTGATTGAGCCCAACGACTGGTTCTCACACCATCACCTTGGGGAGTTGTATCTGGCGAAATCGATGTTCAAAGAAGCTATTGCGGAAATCGACAAATCTGTTGAGCTTTCCGGTGGCGTTCCCCTGAATGTCGCGCTCGCTGTTATGGCTCATTATCGGTTTGGAGACAAGGATGTTTCCGAGCGCCTCTTCGAGAGCTTGAAGAAAAGGGCAAGCCATGAATATATCCAGCCAATGTGTTTTATCATTATTAATCTGGCTCGTGGAGAGATGGATCAAGCCTTCGAGTGGATCAAAAAAGCTTCTGAGGAGCGTGATAGCTTTTTACCCTGGCATAGAGTGACACCCGTGGATTGCATGAACTTCCCGAACGATCCAAGAGTTGATGAACTGTTAGACCGGCTGGGACTGCCTTGACCAGATGCTTACAGCTGAAAGGCACAAATCCAGGCACAAAATAGGCACAATTGATGTGGAACAGGAACTGCGAAATTCTCAGTGGTAGATTGAAAACAAATATAGTCGTCGTATAACGGAGTGAGATCGGAGGTAATTATGGAAAAAATATTATCGCCAATATTTATTTTCATCGTAGTGCTTATTGGCTGCGCGACCACTTTGTGGGCACAAACGCAAGAACAGGAAGTGGTATCACTGAGCGATTCTATCGGACACGAAATTGACAAAGCGGAGAGAGATATTTATCACCTTTTCCCCGATATCAAAGGGTTCCAATCGGCGCGAATTGTTCGAGTGTCACGTTCAAAGTATCGATTGGATTATACTTGCGAGGATGTGGCAGGGCTTAAACATAAATCCAGAAATATTTCTGCTGATGCATTGGAATTGACCAGACTCCACGTTAAGTTGACGGAGGATTATCATAAGACTCGGCTTTCCAGTGCGATTGATCGAGAATTGGAAGCCGAAATATTGTATCGGATGGCTTTAAAATACGCCTCTCAAGCCAAGTACAACATGTCCTCAAGACTTTTCGGTGATTTGCTCTTGGATTATTCTGAAAGCAACCAAGCTTCAGAGGTCAAGGAGTTTCACGCTAGTGCTGAACGGTTATGGAAGACGAAGAAAGCGTTATTTTGGAAAGGTTCGTTACTGGACCAGAGTGGACGAACCGAGGTTCTGATTTTTAGTGGTTATTATGGTTTATGGTTGGGTATTGCAATCCCCGTATTCCTGGAAGCGGAATCTCCTCAGGCTTATTCTGCAGGACTTCTCCTCGGTGGTCCCCTATCCATACTAATTGCCCATGGCCTAACTAAAGAAGCGAGAATTAACAAGGGTA from Candidatus Latescibacterota bacterium harbors:
- a CDS encoding RNA polymerase sigma factor, which codes for MDFKTLYTDYSADVFRFAFWLSGKKDEAEDITSDTFVRAWARNGKIHTDTLMAYLFAIARNLHLENIRKGKYLTELEDTHIDSSPGPDIVTESRMELQRVLRVIGTLPEKERTAFIMRVGHELSYDEISRVLGISLSSAKVKVHRARKKLIVDRLKKEEKGS
- a CDS encoding protein kinase, yielding MGIVYRAVDTKLDRDVAIKVLPKHLSSDPEATKRFIHEAKAASAIDHSHIGTIYEIDETDDGITFIVMAHYEGETLRERIDREEISVEKVLDIASQIASGLSKAHQKEIVHRDIKPSNIIITGDGEVKIIDFGLAKLTGRTRLTKEAGTLGTAAYMSPEQAMGEEVDQRCDIFSLGVIIYEMLTGDPPFKGTHEAALLYEVVHEEPQLIRDLRSNVPFELDQVVKKALAKDKDERYKRAGDILLELDTIKKKIESNTEKGVSGETEVIPSIAVLPFVNMSPDPENEYFGDGLAEELINAFTQLKGLHVAARTSAFTFRGRETDIREIGKKLDVSTILEGSVRKAGNRLRITAQLINITDGYHLWSERYDREMDDIFTIQDEITTAIVEQLKVELIGEQKETIVKRSTKNLEAYDLYLKGIYYWNKLTPDGFERSRECFDKAIEKDSHYALAYVGLADSYWMSSIWGNLSPHQTYPKAREAVKKALEIDDTLGEAHASLATIHTFYDWNWEAAEREFKRAIELAPASSFTRVYYSFYLNLRRRYDEAISQARKAQELDPISSCNAHLGHRLWQARRYDEAIEEFLKWLVIEPNDWFSHHHLGELYLAKSMFKEAIAEIDKSVELSGGVPLNVALAVMAHYRFGDKDVSERLFESLKKRASHEYIQPMCFIIINLARGEMDQAFEWIKKASEERDSFLPWHRVTPVDCMNFPNDPRVDELLDRLGLP